The following are encoded in a window of Candidatus Eisenbacteria bacterium genomic DNA:
- a CDS encoding tetratricopeptide repeat protein encodes MSSQALSIPGLPERLRAISEVRAGKERALFRVFDQLDEKRKVLKIVLPSAGEEARRAVAEEFLLLERLHHPAWVHVEGFLHLEDGSRGYLMEELGPLDGGPAIPPGWEPDSLEALRQVLGALATLHAVGHAHLDLKPSQVLRSARGFCLIDLGLACPIGDRTPPRGTWGFIAPEILAGAEWDHRVDLYGAGSLLVQVWTGESPWGRGDATEQLRRQTSRPQLRLRDRVPGIPEGLDRVVEAMLDPDPDRRPVSASAAWESLHSMTGSLDRYLERRRVPAPSALPYVPDPEIEKRWDEVVGRAREERWVIEGPPGSGRHRLLQRLRARAEVLGGACRVEEGLLEVHLGPAPGGGASTLRCRIGEARPDETRVETGRVGPRQAQAALAAFGLIAEGGEEDWTRALLHARICERLGGEEARRRAGRMRRTFAAAQGSKLGERDRKRIADLLAAVVAEEAPLAEKDDPLVRGGWLLKDEEGRLRRAIPPWDEESLAAFAGHQAIRDAHRRHLERAVGGDVVALRHAVGAADADGVRKHARPGVEELLGKGDLALAFELLWESRRIVGAACAPEWLDLLAWLAFEDGAPARCMALLRSDGPSLDGEWRVLLEAHLEFRGGRRQEAIDLVRPLLGASERPTIRRGAGVVLIKSLNALGQLEEAERVGLALLDEADEGTTPAERLRLANALLEVLSARGSGGAAYAKVHAVCEACLEAEGARERQLAAATLGGVAFRQGRFEDAAKLLQTAYLVAHDRGDAIQVATAQTNLAGVHFEAGQLADCEASNRSALAAYRDLRDPMHLAFTMRNLAAVLQLQGRVLEALDCCRVAREGLAAERAEDDLTSAIALEVAILTDVGMLEMASEVSRLAERRLSVQPDPLVEAILRRDLGRLARLSGDRDVARASWERAIGLARRIRAGDEVARTLVEWSLAESAWGALGDARALLAEAAATGVLPCGGDLGVIAGFARAAARTGSEGSADRSAGLRSLGEAGIRGTEIGLRPWTWKCHAAMAMVARAEGETAMAIAALRNAREALKDLLDAIGGTGLQESYILLPDPRLFLSWCEGDRETLSALCDGSSDLEVFLR; translated from the coding sequence ATGAGTTCGCAGGCCTTGTCGATCCCGGGATTGCCTGAAAGGCTGCGGGCAATCAGCGAGGTGCGCGCCGGCAAGGAACGCGCTCTGTTCCGCGTCTTCGACCAACTGGATGAGAAGAGGAAAGTCCTCAAGATCGTCCTCCCGAGCGCCGGAGAAGAGGCGCGCCGGGCGGTCGCCGAGGAGTTTCTGCTGCTGGAGAGGCTGCACCACCCCGCCTGGGTCCATGTGGAGGGATTCCTACACCTCGAAGACGGATCGCGGGGCTACCTGATGGAAGAGCTTGGGCCTCTGGATGGGGGCCCCGCGATTCCCCCCGGATGGGAGCCCGACAGCCTCGAGGCCCTGCGGCAGGTGCTGGGCGCCCTCGCGACCCTCCATGCCGTCGGCCACGCGCATCTCGACCTGAAGCCGAGCCAGGTCCTTCGAAGCGCGCGCGGATTCTGCCTCATTGATCTTGGTCTGGCGTGTCCAATCGGCGATCGGACCCCGCCGCGAGGCACCTGGGGATTCATCGCTCCCGAAATCCTCGCGGGTGCCGAGTGGGACCATCGAGTCGACCTCTATGGCGCCGGAAGCCTCCTTGTCCAGGTCTGGACCGGTGAGAGCCCATGGGGCCGCGGGGATGCGACCGAGCAGCTGCGCAGACAGACTTCCCGGCCTCAGCTCAGACTGCGCGACCGTGTGCCGGGGATTCCGGAGGGTCTCGATCGTGTCGTCGAGGCGATGCTCGATCCGGATCCGGACCGAAGGCCGGTCAGCGCATCGGCCGCATGGGAGTCGCTCCACAGCATGACAGGCTCTCTCGATCGCTATCTCGAGCGGAGGCGGGTGCCAGCGCCGAGCGCTCTTCCCTACGTCCCTGACCCCGAGATCGAGAAGCGCTGGGACGAGGTCGTCGGCAGGGCGCGGGAAGAGAGATGGGTGATCGAGGGGCCGCCGGGAAGCGGTCGCCACCGCCTGCTTCAGAGGCTCCGAGCGCGCGCCGAGGTTCTTGGCGGTGCGTGCCGCGTCGAGGAGGGTCTGCTCGAAGTCCACCTCGGTCCTGCTCCTGGAGGAGGAGCGTCCACTCTCCGATGCCGGATCGGAGAAGCGAGGCCGGACGAGACCCGCGTCGAAACCGGGCGCGTGGGCCCCCGCCAGGCGCAGGCGGCGCTTGCAGCGTTTGGGCTCATCGCGGAGGGGGGCGAGGAGGATTGGACGCGGGCGCTGCTTCACGCGCGAATCTGCGAGCGTCTGGGAGGTGAGGAGGCCCGCCGGCGCGCAGGCAGGATGAGGCGAACCTTCGCCGCCGCGCAGGGATCGAAGTTGGGGGAGCGCGACCGCAAACGCATCGCGGATCTGCTCGCCGCCGTCGTCGCGGAAGAGGCACCCCTCGCCGAAAAGGATGATCCGCTCGTCCGCGGGGGATGGCTCCTCAAGGACGAGGAGGGGAGACTGAGGCGGGCGATCCCGCCATGGGACGAGGAGAGCCTCGCGGCGTTCGCAGGCCATCAGGCGATTCGCGATGCGCACAGACGGCATCTGGAGCGCGCCGTCGGCGGCGATGTGGTGGCGTTGCGTCATGCGGTGGGGGCGGCGGACGCGGACGGTGTGAGAAAGCATGCGCGGCCGGGCGTCGAGGAGCTCCTTGGGAAAGGGGATCTGGCTCTCGCCTTCGAGCTGCTCTGGGAATCCAGGCGGATTGTGGGGGCCGCATGCGCTCCGGAGTGGCTCGATCTGCTCGCCTGGCTGGCGTTTGAGGATGGGGCGCCTGCGCGATGCATGGCCCTCCTTCGGAGCGACGGGCCATCTCTCGACGGCGAGTGGCGAGTCCTGCTGGAGGCTCACCTGGAGTTCCGGGGGGGGCGACGCCAGGAGGCCATCGACCTGGTCCGCCCTCTTCTTGGGGCCTCGGAGAGACCGACGATACGGCGGGGGGCGGGCGTCGTGCTGATCAAGTCCCTCAACGCATTGGGTCAGCTCGAGGAAGCCGAGCGCGTCGGTCTCGCTCTCCTCGACGAGGCGGATGAGGGAACGACGCCCGCGGAGCGTTTGCGACTCGCCAATGCTCTCCTTGAAGTCCTCTCGGCGCGCGGAAGCGGAGGCGCCGCCTATGCGAAGGTGCATGCCGTCTGCGAAGCGTGCCTGGAGGCGGAGGGCGCTCGGGAAAGGCAGCTGGCCGCGGCGACGCTGGGGGGGGTTGCGTTCCGACAGGGGAGATTCGAGGACGCGGCCAAGCTCCTGCAGACGGCTTACCTGGTCGCGCACGATCGGGGCGACGCTATTCAAGTAGCGACAGCTCAGACAAACCTCGCAGGTGTCCACTTTGAGGCTGGCCAGCTTGCTGATTGCGAAGCGTCAAACCGGAGTGCACTTGCCGCGTACCGAGATCTGCGCGATCCGATGCACCTGGCCTTCACGATGCGCAACCTGGCTGCAGTGCTTCAACTCCAAGGGCGTGTGCTGGAGGCACTGGACTGCTGTCGAGTAGCACGTGAGGGGCTGGCGGCCGAGAGAGCGGAGGACGATCTCACAAGCGCCATCGCGCTCGAAGTGGCGATCCTCACTGATGTAGGCATGCTGGAGATGGCTTCCGAGGTGTCCAGACTGGCGGAGAGGCGCCTGAGCGTGCAGCCTGATCCACTGGTGGAGGCGATTCTTCGTCGTGATCTCGGGAGACTCGCAAGGCTCAGCGGCGACCGAGACGTTGCGCGGGCCAGTTGGGAGAGAGCGATCGGGCTGGCGAGGAGGATCAGAGCGGGAGATGAGGTCGCCCGGACGCTGGTCGAATGGTCGCTCGCCGAGTCCGCGTGGGGTGCCCTTGGTGATGCGCGGGCACTGCTCGCTGAGGCAGCGGCGACAGGCGTGCTTCCGTGCGGCGGCGACCTTGGTGTCATTGCTGGCTTCGCGCGCGCTGCTGCCCGTACGGGAAGCGAGGGCTCCGCCGATCGCTCCGCGGGGCTCAGGAGTCTTGGCGAGGCAGGGATACGTGGCACCGAGATCGGCCTGCGCCCATGGACCTGGAAGTGCCATGCCGCGATGGCGATGGTCGCGCGGGCCGAAGGCGAGACGGCGATGGCCATCGCGGCCCTTCGTAACGCCCGCGAAGCGCTGAAGGACTTGCTGGATGCGATCGGCGGGACGGGCCTTCAGGAATCCTACATCCTGTTGCCCGATCCACGCCTTTTCCTTTCGTGGTGTGAAGGAGACCGAGAGACTCTCAGCGCGCTGTGCGATGGGAGTTCCGATCTGGAGGTCTTTCTGCGATGA
- a CDS encoding glycosyltransferase family 2 protein, whose amino-acid sequence MPVYNERATVETVVRRVLEVPLDLELLIVDDASRDGTPEILAGISDPRVRLFRHATNRGKGAAIRTAIPHTTGDLVVIQDADLEYDPEQIPALLAPIEAGVADVVYGSRYLRQGGERRLVLHYLANRFLTTLSNLLNGLRLTDMETCYKCIQRETLQSLRLRSDRFGFEPEVTAKLARGGARFLEVPVSYRSRGYSEGKKIRLKDGIAAIGAILRYRFFD is encoded by the coding sequence ATGCCCGTCTACAACGAGCGGGCGACGGTGGAGACGGTCGTGCGCCGGGTCCTTGAGGTGCCCCTGGACTTGGAGCTGTTGATCGTCGATGACGCCTCCCGCGACGGAACGCCCGAGATTCTCGCAGGGATCAGCGATCCCCGCGTTCGCCTCTTCCGTCACGCGACCAACCGTGGAAAGGGAGCGGCGATCCGGACCGCGATACCGCACACGACCGGGGATCTCGTAGTCATCCAGGACGCGGATCTGGAGTATGACCCGGAACAGATTCCGGCGCTCCTCGCGCCGATCGAGGCCGGCGTGGCGGACGTCGTCTACGGATCCCGGTACCTGCGTCAGGGAGGGGAGAGGCGCCTGGTTCTCCACTACCTGGCGAACCGGTTCCTGACGACCCTCTCGAATCTCCTGAACGGCCTACGCCTGACGGACATGGAGACCTGCTACAAGTGCATCCAGCGCGAGACACTCCAGTCGCTCCGTCTTCGTTCCGACCGGTTTGGCTTCGAGCCGGAGGTGACCGCGAAGCTGGCCCGGGGGGGAGCGCGCTTCCTGGAAGTCCCTGTGAGCTACAGGAGCAGGGGCTATTCCGAAGGGAAGAAGATCCGGCTGAAGGACGGGATCGCGGCGATCGGGGCCATCCTTCGCTACCGCTTCTTCGACTGA
- a CDS encoding glycosyltransferase family 4 protein: MPSRRVLHVLHRAALAGTERHVLALTQGLKMRGWEPLVAVSRSGPAEAAFERAGIPVVHLRRTRGPDPTYVFRLVSLLKEREIDILHAHSGRLPCLAGRIAGIALVVETRHGLGSEGLAGARLRAQAFLCRLAKRTIAVCEADREVLIRGGLPPSRVVRISNGIPPRRRPPSERGGGTLRLGFLGRLAPQKDPLFLIDVVRHLKGAMPGGWTLRIAGDGPLAKRLREGLADGCPAGSLVWMGEIDHAEDFLDELDLLLFPSRWEGQPLAVLEAMQAGVVVLGSQIAALDELLGGEPPAGLLLRREPASWASAIMDLSRDRDRLRSMEIESMRRVAAEHGIGTMVERVERLYLDAFAGESACC; this comes from the coding sequence ATGCCGTCGCGAAGAGTCCTGCACGTCCTGCATCGAGCGGCCCTCGCCGGTACGGAGCGCCACGTCCTGGCCCTGACGCAAGGCCTCAAGATGAGAGGATGGGAGCCGCTGGTCGCGGTGAGCCGAAGTGGGCCGGCGGAGGCTGCCTTCGAGCGCGCCGGGATTCCCGTCGTCCATCTGCGGCGGACGCGGGGCCCGGATCCGACCTACGTCTTCCGGCTGGTATCGCTGCTGAAGGAGCGTGAGATCGATATCCTCCACGCGCATAGCGGACGTCTTCCGTGTCTGGCGGGCCGCATCGCCGGGATCGCTCTTGTCGTTGAGACGCGGCATGGGCTGGGGAGCGAGGGGCTCGCGGGCGCGCGGCTGCGAGCGCAGGCGTTCCTCTGTCGGCTCGCGAAGCGGACGATCGCCGTCTGCGAGGCGGATCGCGAGGTCCTGATCCGCGGCGGTCTGCCCCCAAGTCGCGTCGTGAGGATCTCGAACGGCATCCCTCCGAGGCGGCGGCCTCCGAGCGAGAGAGGAGGGGGGACGCTTCGCCTCGGGTTCCTCGGGCGGCTCGCCCCACAGAAGGATCCTCTCTTTCTCATCGATGTCGTGAGGCACCTGAAGGGCGCCATGCCAGGCGGATGGACCTTGCGTATCGCAGGCGACGGCCCCCTCGCGAAGCGGCTTCGCGAAGGACTTGCCGATGGCTGTCCAGCGGGCTCTCTCGTCTGGATGGGTGAGATCGACCATGCAGAGGACTTCCTGGATGAACTGGATCTGCTGCTTTTCCCGTCACGGTGGGAAGGGCAGCCGCTGGCCGTCCTCGAGGCGATGCAGGCCGGTGTGGTAGTTCTGGGGTCGCAGATCGCAGCGCTCGACGAGCTTCTGGGAGGGGAGCCGCCGGCCGGGCTCCTGCTGCGCCGCGAGCCTGCGTCGTGGGCCTCGGCCATCATGGATCTCTCCCGCGACCGCGACCGGCTGCGGTCGATGGAGATCGAGTCGATGCGGCGGGTCGCCGCGGAACATGGGATCGGGACGATGGTGGAGCGGGTCGAGAGGCTCTACCTCGATGCCTTTGCCGGCGAGAGCGCCTGCTGCTAG
- a CDS encoding site-2 protease family protein: protein MNVREQLARIPYWSLDAPEARGDTVEARGPTRRELLVPGVLFALTLLTTTLANGFLYGACVVAILLVHEMGHYLMCRRYAVPSTLPYFIPLPPQISFLGTLGAVIRMRLRTGERRILYDIGIAGPLAGLAVALPVSVLGLALSRVVEGPMPTPGLVLGDSLIFSLLQRIVLGDVDSSAVVLLHPVALAGWTGLFVTGLNLIPIGMLDGGHVAYGLLGRRSIWLSFVCLGGLGLLGALVFSGWFVWFALLLVLGVKHPATKLRSAPLDRRRILLGLAALAVFVLCFVPHPFAISP, encoded by the coding sequence TTGAACGTCCGGGAACAGCTTGCCCGCATACCCTACTGGAGCCTCGACGCTCCTGAGGCGCGGGGGGACACGGTCGAGGCGCGGGGACCCACTCGACGCGAACTCCTCGTGCCCGGCGTCCTCTTCGCCCTGACCCTGCTGACGACGACCCTCGCGAACGGGTTTCTCTACGGCGCTTGCGTCGTGGCCATTCTCCTGGTGCATGAGATGGGGCACTACCTGATGTGCAGGCGCTACGCGGTACCCTCCACGCTGCCCTACTTCATCCCCCTTCCGCCGCAGATCTCCTTCCTCGGGACGCTTGGAGCGGTGATCCGCATGCGCCTGCGCACGGGGGAGCGCAGGATCCTCTACGACATCGGCATCGCGGGCCCCCTGGCGGGGCTCGCTGTCGCCCTGCCGGTCAGCGTCCTGGGTCTTGCCCTCTCCCGCGTCGTCGAGGGTCCCATGCCCACCCCCGGCCTGGTCCTCGGAGACTCCCTCATCTTCTCGCTGTTGCAGAGGATCGTCCTTGGGGACGTGGACTCCTCGGCCGTTGTCCTTCTGCATCCCGTCGCCCTGGCGGGGTGGACGGGCCTGTTCGTGACCGGACTGAACCTGATCCCGATCGGGATGCTGGATGGCGGCCATGTGGCCTATGGCCTGCTGGGCAGGAGATCGATCTGGCTCTCCTTCGTCTGCCTCGGAGGCCTGGGTCTGCTAGGCGCGCTGGTCTTCTCCGGCTGGTTCGTTTGGTTCGCCCTGTTGCTTGTGCTCGGGGTGAAGCACCCCGCCACGAAGCTGCGGAGCGCGCCGCTCGACCGGCGGCGGATCCTTCTGGGACTCGCGGCCCTTGCTGTTTTCGTCCTCTGCTTCGTTCCTCATCCCTTCGCCATCAGCCCGTGA
- a CDS encoding ATP-binding cassette domain-containing protein: protein MDAVSIQGISKSFQSQKAVDRLSLDVPVGSIFGLLGPNGSGKTTTIRMILKILLPDEGTIRVLGSDLDDAGKRKVGYLPEERGLYRSMRVLDHLAFLGALHGLSLREARARGKRWLERFEVGDWANRRIQELSKGMQQKVQFIGTVLHEPELVILDEPFSGLDPVNVRLLKDAMLELRDRGCTVIFSTHQMEQVEKSCDRICLIHKGRAVVQGPLAEVRALHGDDTVQVEYSGDLPRDLLDSMEAEYRDHGRYVEIHLKRPDDAGALLRRLVERVEIRRFEVAEASLEEIFIRLVEGAR, encoded by the coding sequence ATGGACGCGGTCTCGATTCAGGGCATCTCCAAGAGTTTCCAGAGCCAGAAGGCTGTCGACCGGCTCAGCCTGGACGTTCCGGTCGGCTCGATCTTCGGTCTGCTCGGGCCGAACGGATCTGGCAAGACGACTACGATCCGCATGATCCTGAAGATCCTGCTCCCTGACGAGGGGACGATCCGCGTTCTCGGCTCTGATCTCGACGACGCCGGCAAGCGCAAGGTCGGCTACCTCCCCGAGGAGAGAGGCCTCTATCGGTCGATGCGCGTCCTCGATCACCTGGCCTTCCTCGGAGCGCTTCACGGACTGAGCCTGCGCGAGGCGCGCGCCAGGGGAAAACGCTGGCTCGAGCGCTTCGAGGTCGGAGACTGGGCGAACCGGAGGATCCAGGAACTGTCGAAGGGGATGCAGCAGAAAGTCCAGTTCATCGGGACGGTGCTTCACGAGCCCGAGCTCGTAATCCTCGACGAGCCCTTCTCGGGGCTCGATCCCGTGAATGTCCGCCTCCTCAAGGACGCGATGCTTGAGTTGAGGGACCGCGGCTGCACCGTGATCTTCTCGACGCACCAGATGGAGCAGGTGGAGAAGAGCTGCGACCGGATCTGCCTCATCCACAAGGGCCGCGCCGTGGTCCAGGGGCCCCTCGCCGAAGTGCGCGCGCTCCATGGCGACGACACGGTCCAGGTGGAGTACTCCGGGGATCTGCCCCGCGATCTCCTCGACTCGATGGAAGCGGAGTACCGGGACCACGGCCGGTACGTGGAGATTCACCTGAAGCGCCCCGACGATGCAGGAGCGCTGCTGCGCCGGCTGGTCGAGCGGGTCGAGATCCGACGATTCGAGGTGGCGGAAGCCTCTCTCGAGGAGATCTTCATCAGGCTGGTGGAGGGGGCGCGGTGA
- a CDS encoding ABC transporter permease → MRGGGSLSRGDLHQAGGGGAVRQLWTILRREYLERVRQRWFIIGTVLGPVFMLGITVVPGYLGSRSTGRSIILACIDQTGAMEQRLETALSDTLPDGSRRYTLAWEQAPADTVAARMQIDRLRERVLEGEFTGILWLPPDALDGGDARLYAQGLADPEILGRIREAINRTAMVHRLAQRGVTIDDTEAISRDIRFRSFKVTKDGMREGGFATDIIAGFVLALILYMTLLIYGVSIQRSVLEDKNSRIVEILLTSVRPLPIMLGKILGVGSVGLTQYAIWSLVAIAGTAYIRATSPVLANMTAIPPLSLVFFVVYFLLGYFLYAGLFAAVGAMVTNDQEAQQLNWPVSLLLVVPMLLLQMILRDPDSTASVVLSLVPFFSPVLMLMRINLHTPPAWQLALSVGILLVSVLAVAAIAGRIFRIGILVYGKRPTLPEILRWVRES, encoded by the coding sequence ATTCGAGGTGGCGGAAGCCTCTCTCGAGGAGATCTTCATCAGGCTGGTGGAGGGGGCGCGGTGAGACAGCTCTGGACGATCCTGAGGCGCGAGTACCTCGAGAGGGTCCGCCAGCGCTGGTTCATCATCGGCACAGTCCTCGGCCCCGTCTTCATGCTGGGAATCACGGTCGTCCCCGGTTATCTGGGGTCGCGCTCGACGGGCCGCTCGATCATCCTGGCCTGCATCGACCAGACGGGAGCCATGGAGCAGCGCCTGGAGACGGCGCTGTCGGATACGCTTCCCGATGGGTCCCGCCGGTACACGCTCGCCTGGGAACAGGCCCCCGCCGACACCGTCGCGGCGCGCATGCAGATCGACCGCCTGCGCGAACGGGTCCTCGAGGGCGAGTTCACGGGGATCCTCTGGCTCCCTCCCGACGCGCTCGATGGCGGCGATGCCCGTCTCTACGCGCAGGGCCTTGCCGACCCGGAGATCCTCGGGAGGATCCGCGAAGCGATCAACCGGACGGCGATGGTTCATCGCCTCGCTCAGAGGGGCGTCACCATCGATGACACCGAGGCGATTTCGAGGGACATCCGCTTCCGCAGTTTCAAGGTGACGAAGGACGGGATGCGCGAGGGCGGATTCGCCACCGACATCATCGCCGGGTTCGTGCTGGCCTTGATCCTCTACATGACGCTCTTGATCTACGGCGTCAGCATCCAGCGCTCGGTGCTCGAGGACAAGAACTCGCGGATCGTCGAGATCCTCCTGACCTCCGTGCGGCCGCTTCCGATCATGCTTGGCAAGATCCTGGGCGTCGGGAGCGTTGGCCTGACGCAGTATGCCATCTGGTCCCTGGTGGCTATCGCAGGAACCGCCTACATTCGAGCGACAAGCCCGGTGCTGGCGAACATGACCGCGATCCCTCCGCTCAGCCTCGTCTTCTTCGTCGTCTACTTCCTACTCGGCTACTTCCTCTACGCAGGCCTGTTCGCGGCCGTCGGCGCGATGGTCACGAACGACCAGGAAGCCCAGCAGCTCAACTGGCCGGTCTCGCTGCTGCTCGTCGTTCCCATGCTGCTGCTCCAGATGATCCTCCGAGACCCCGACAGCACGGCGAGCGTCGTGCTCTCCCTGGTGCCGTTCTTCAGCCCCGTCCTGATGCTGATGCGAATCAACCTTCACACGCCGCCCGCGTGGCAGCTCGCCCTATCCGTCGGGATCCTCCTGGTCTCGGTCCTCGCGGTGGCGGCGATCGCGGGGCGGATCTTCCGCATCGGCATCCTTGTTTATGGCAAGCGGCCCACGCTCCCCGAGATCCTGCGGTGGGTTCGCGAATCATGA
- a CDS encoding Mrp/NBP35 family ATP-binding protein: MVEKERILDALREVRFPGLERDIVSLGYVRGIAKDGDRWRVALEIATNDPAAAGEIEADVRRRFGALGVPFELDLSLPHRQAVQPGQLAPGAVDLLAGVPLKIAVASGKGGVGKSTVAVNLAVALASLGKAAGLLDCDIYGPSVPLMLGMENERPLIADQKLLPLQRHGVRSMSIGYLVDRATPVIWRGPMVGKALEQLMTDVAWDGIDTLVLDLPPGTGDAQISIAQLVALSGAVIVTTPQDVALIDAGKGAAMFEKVHVRVLGLIENMSYFACPHCGERTEIFRGGGGRREAMRLGIPLLGEIPIDPRIPVGGDLGSPVVAEAPDSEAGRAFLAAARALLDALGAGATVGRT; encoded by the coding sequence ATGGTCGAGAAGGAGAGGATCCTGGACGCCCTGCGGGAGGTCCGATTCCCGGGTTTGGAGCGAGACATCGTCTCGCTCGGATACGTGCGAGGGATCGCGAAGGACGGAGACCGATGGCGGGTCGCGCTGGAGATCGCGACCAACGATCCCGCAGCCGCCGGCGAGATCGAGGCGGATGTCAGAAGGCGGTTCGGCGCGCTCGGCGTCCCCTTTGAGCTCGATCTGTCGCTGCCGCATCGGCAGGCCGTCCAGCCGGGGCAACTCGCCCCCGGCGCAGTCGACCTGCTTGCCGGGGTTCCTCTGAAGATCGCCGTCGCGAGCGGCAAGGGCGGGGTCGGGAAGTCGACCGTGGCCGTGAACCTCGCCGTGGCCCTCGCCAGTCTGGGGAAGGCAGCCGGCTTGCTCGACTGCGACATCTACGGCCCGAGCGTGCCCCTCATGCTGGGGATGGAGAACGAGCGCCCCCTGATCGCGGACCAGAAGCTCCTGCCGCTGCAGCGCCACGGGGTTCGAAGCATGTCGATCGGGTATCTGGTCGATCGGGCCACACCGGTCATCTGGCGAGGCCCGATGGTCGGCAAGGCGCTCGAGCAACTGATGACCGATGTCGCGTGGGATGGGATCGACACCCTCGTTCTCGATCTCCCGCCGGGAACGGGGGACGCCCAGATCTCGATCGCGCAGCTCGTCGCCCTCTCGGGAGCGGTCATCGTCACGACTCCGCAGGATGTCGCTCTGATCGACGCCGGCAAGGGAGCCGCGATGTTCGAGAAGGTCCATGTCCGAGTCCTCGGATTGATCGAGAACATGAGCTACTTCGCCTGTCCCCATTGCGGCGAGCGCACCGAGATCTTCCGAGGAGGAGGCGGACGCCGCGAAGCGATGCGGCTGGGCATCCCCCTGCTGGGGGAGATCCCGATCGATCCGCGCATACCAGTGGGCGGCGACCTCGGCAGCCCAGTCGTCGCGGAAGCTCCGGACTCGGAGGCGGGGCGCGCCTTCTTAGCGGCCGCGCGGGCCTTGCTTGACGCTCTGGGCGCCGGGGCGACGGTCGGCCGGACGTGA